A single window of Nicotiana tomentosiformis chromosome 1, ASM39032v3, whole genome shotgun sequence DNA harbors:
- the LOC108947114 gene encoding large ribosomal subunit protein uL6m-like, whose protein sequence is MEAKFFRFLKIVGVGFKARAESEGRLLYLKLGYSHEVELSVPPAVRVFCFKPNVICCTGIDKYRVHQFAASVRSCKPPEVYKGKGIMYIDEVIKKKQGKKSK, encoded by the coding sequence ATGGAAGCTAAATTCTTTCGCTTTCTCAAGATTGTTGGAGTCGGTTTCAAGGCTAGAGCAGAATCCGAGGGTCGTCTCTTGTACCTCAAGCTCGGCTACAGTCATGAGGTTGAACTGAGTGTGCCCCCTGCAGTTCGCGTGTTCTGTTTCAAACCCAATGTGATTTGCTGCACTGGGATTGACAAGTATAGGGTACATCAGTTTGCTGCTTCTGTAAGGAGCTGTAAGCCTCCTGAAGTTTACAAAGGCAAAGGTATAATGTACATTGATGAAGTGATAAAAAAGAAGCAGGGAAAGAAATCCAAGTGA
- the LOC104107736 gene encoding uncharacterized protein — MAHQVHQHKRISIVQGSKIQQLAHMLFDGQYIQRKPTAMVVGSMLIPKYADPETIYTPKDIRADMLSEYGVNLTYMQAWRAKEKALKFLRGHSVDSYSRLPSYLYILEKTYLGSLVKLQKTEDDCFLYAFVALSTSIKGLEYCRLVVVVDGTFLKSAYRGIMLTDSTMDAACSILPLAYTVVDSENDASWTWFFEQFKHAYGEKPNMCVVSDQNKSILKAASTVYTGMPYYACMWHIWTNVRSKFKKGHLKLSELYFATVRSYMLDEFNERMSQIEEIDTRVKVYLYDIGYHKWSRVHATEIRTWMMTSNIAESLNAITKDTRELPVVELLEYMRILLERWTNEKLLKAKGTFTYLGKKYNKELDDNRTLSQKMRVRASRDHIHIVIDGVKRFIVSLQNKRCSCGQLQLDELPCAHALAALRHRNESYENYCSPYYTRERLLHTYKIPVDPLPNESKWNVPQHIAEEVVMSPTGKRQPGRPQK, encoded by the exons ATGGCACATCAAGTCCACCAGCATAAAAGAATCAGCATTGTTCAAGGTTCGAAAATTCAACAGCTTGCACACATGCTCTTTGATGGACAATACATACAACGCAAACCTACTGCCATGGTAGTTGGTAGCATGCTTATACCAAAATATGCAGATCCTGAGACAATATACACACCAAAAGATATACGAGCTGATATGTTATCGGAATATGGTGTGAACTTAACATACATGCAAGCTTGGAGAGCAAAGGAAAAGGCTTTGAAATTTTTGAGAGGTCATTCTGTTGATTCCTACAGTCGCTTGCCAAGTTATTTGTATATTCTAGAGAAGACTTATCTGGGGTCATTAGTTAAATTGCAGAAAACTGAAGATGACTGTTTCTTGTACGCATTTGTTGCACTTAGTACGTCCATCAAGGGTTTGGAGTATTGTAGACTAGTTGTAGTAGTTGATGGTACTTTCTTGAAGTCAGCATATAGGGGAATAATGTTAACAGATAGCACAATGGATGCAGCAT GTAGCATATTACCACTGGCATACACTGTTGTTGATTCAGAAAATGACGCATCATGGACGTGGTTTTTTGAGCAATTCAAACATGCGTATGGTGAAAAACCAAATATGTGTGTTGTTTCGGACCAGAATAAGAGTATCTTGAAGGCAGCATCTACTGTTTATACCGGCATGCCATATTATGCTTGTATGTGGCATATTTGGACAAATGTAAGGTCAAAGTTCAAGAAGGGTCATCTAAAGTTAAGCGAATTGTACTTTGCCACGGTACGATCATACATGCTTGATGAATTTAATGAAAGAATGTCACAGATTGAAGAGATCGACACACGTGTTAAAGTATACCTATATGATATTGGCTATCACAAATGGTCTCGGGTACATGCTACGGAGATCAGAACGTGGATGATGACATCAAATATTGCAGAGTCATTAAATGCGATAACAAAAGATACAAGAGAGCTGCCCGTAGTAGAACTATTAGAGTACATGAGGATTCTTCTTGAACGTTGGACTAATGAAAAGTTATTGAAAGCAAAGGGTACGTTCACATACCTTggaaaaaaatacaacaaagagtTGGACGACAACAGGACATTATCGCAGAAGATGAGA GTGAGGGCTTCCAGAGATCACATCCATATTGTGATAGATGGTGTGAAGCGATTCATTGTTTCCCTTCAAAACAAAAGATGTAGTTGTGGACAACTCCAGCTTGATGAACTTCCTTGTGCACATGCTTTGGCGGCTTTGAGGCACAGAAACGAGTCTTATGAAAACTATTGTTCTCCTTATTACACGAGGGAGAGACTTTTGCATACTTATAAAATACCAGTAGACCCGCTGCCTAACGAAAGCAAATGGAATGTGCCACAACATATAGCTGAAGAAGTTGTGATGTCACCTACTGGGAAAAGACAGCCAGGGAGACCTCAAAAATAA